In Pseudoalteromonas marina, a genomic segment contains:
- a CDS encoding aminotransferase class V-fold PLP-dependent enzyme, which yields MSDSLFSSEQIYLDANATTPVLPCIAQVVSHTMQICFGNPSSPHITGIQAKHLLEQTRENARTVIGAKEGNILFTSGATEGIQTAVVSTLINAKTHKIDNPVLLYGATEHKAVPNTLKHWNDVLGINAKILAIPVDSKGILDLTFIAEHIPNALMICTMAVNNETGVYQDLDAIEQTIRFLNTDVSWMVDCVQALGKKQLNLSATTIDYAPFSGHKLYAPKGIGFLYIRAGSAYTPFIAGGGQESGMRSGTENLPGIAGLNKLFSLLLDSSDTTFKPIDVLNSYRAQIKCAIEDTFGDVTFNHSFEHSVPTTLNFAVNELTSKEVIDLFDAAGIRVSGGSACSTGSSTSFVLDAMGVNQWQSENAIRLSFGPAATAEEIANACESIRALKAILQANCLIVSDSATPHQDVCALGLTQFRHQGACCWLYVSENKQAIIIDPIVELIPRLEKIANTQNLTIKAVLNTHAHQERHCGVTLLRNVLGSRCDDIEIDKQGWPIHAAYIDLNNQRLEKIATPGHSEDSVSYVLKNEDNHINYCFCGDLILPAGLGNTSLAGGSAKTMAHSILALAEQLGKTSVICSGHDYLQCFAMNWEAEQQQTPLLNGLINGQMNIDEFVTKKQLDDQAKEKSRSQLCGYVTALPESSIQQLNFDSAKAMLTKNDAYLIDTREPYEHGANNVSQLFRTKKIKTLNIPLSRMAHALMEGQLSKSGKYILLCRSGNRSKLAAANLTQLGYQTVYNLEGGLALSL from the coding sequence ATGTCTGACTCTTTATTTAGCTCTGAGCAAATTTACCTCGATGCAAATGCAACAACGCCGGTGTTGCCATGCATTGCTCAGGTGGTCTCTCATACAATGCAAATTTGTTTTGGTAATCCATCAAGCCCACACATTACAGGTATTCAAGCTAAGCATTTGTTAGAGCAAACCCGTGAAAATGCACGAACAGTGATAGGCGCAAAAGAGGGAAATATTTTGTTTACCTCTGGCGCGACTGAAGGCATTCAAACCGCTGTCGTATCCACACTCATTAATGCTAAAACTCATAAAATAGATAATCCAGTGCTATTGTATGGCGCTACTGAGCACAAAGCGGTACCTAATACCTTAAAGCATTGGAATGATGTATTGGGCATTAATGCTAAAATATTGGCAATTCCGGTAGATAGTAAGGGTATTCTAGACCTTACTTTTATTGCAGAACACATTCCTAATGCGCTTATGATATGCACTATGGCGGTTAACAATGAAACCGGCGTGTATCAAGATTTAGATGCTATTGAACAAACGATCCGTTTTTTAAACACTGACGTGTCGTGGATGGTCGATTGTGTTCAGGCATTGGGCAAAAAGCAACTTAATCTAAGCGCGACCACAATAGATTACGCTCCCTTTTCGGGCCATAAACTTTATGCACCCAAAGGCATAGGTTTTTTATATATACGTGCTGGCAGTGCCTATACACCGTTTATAGCAGGGGGCGGGCAAGAGAGCGGTATGCGTTCGGGTACCGAGAACTTACCCGGTATTGCCGGGTTAAATAAACTATTTAGCTTACTGCTAGACAGTTCAGATACAACGTTTAAACCAATCGATGTGCTTAATAGCTACCGTGCGCAAATAAAATGCGCGATTGAAGATACTTTTGGTGATGTTACGTTTAATCATAGTTTTGAACATTCGGTACCAACAACACTCAACTTTGCGGTAAATGAACTAACAAGCAAAGAAGTGATTGATTTATTTGATGCTGCTGGTATTCGTGTCAGTGGAGGGTCTGCATGTAGCACGGGTTCTTCGACAAGCTTTGTGCTTGATGCTATGGGTGTTAACCAATGGCAGAGTGAAAATGCAATTAGGCTATCGTTTGGTCCCGCAGCTACAGCCGAAGAAATTGCAAATGCGTGTGAATCTATACGTGCATTAAAAGCCATTTTGCAGGCTAACTGTTTAATCGTATCTGATAGCGCAACACCTCACCAAGATGTGTGCGCGCTTGGTTTAACGCAGTTTAGGCACCAAGGAGCCTGTTGCTGGTTATATGTAAGTGAGAATAAACAGGCAATTATTATAGATCCTATTGTAGAGCTCATACCGCGTTTAGAAAAAATAGCTAATACACAAAACCTCACTATTAAGGCAGTGCTTAATACACACGCTCACCAAGAGCGCCATTGCGGCGTTACTTTATTACGCAATGTATTGGGGAGTCGATGCGATGACATTGAAATAGATAAACAGGGGTGGCCAATACATGCAGCGTATATTGACCTTAATAACCAACGATTAGAAAAAATAGCCACACCAGGGCACAGTGAAGATAGCGTAAGTTATGTTCTAAAAAATGAAGATAATCACATCAATTATTGCTTTTGTGGTGACCTAATACTACCCGCAGGCTTGGGGAACACGTCTTTAGCTGGTGGCAGTGCAAAGACCATGGCTCATTCTATTCTAGCGCTTGCTGAGCAGCTAGGTAAAACAAGTGTGATTTGCTCAGGACATGATTATTTACAATGTTTTGCAATGAACTGGGAGGCAGAGCAACAACAAACACCTTTATTAAACGGATTAATAAACGGCCAAATGAATATTGATGAATTTGTTACTAAAAAACAGCTTGATGATCAGGCTAAAGAAAAATCGAGGTCACAATTGTGTGGTTATGTCACCGCGTTACCCGAATCATCTATTCAGCAATTAAATTTTGATAGTGCAAAGGCAATGCTTACTAAAAACGATGCATATTTGATTGATACTAGAGAGCCATACGAGCATGGTGCTAATAATGTATCGCAATTGTTTCGCACCAAAAAAATAAAAACACTTAATATACCGCTTAGTAGAATGGCTCACGCATTGATGGAAGGTCAGCTTAGTAAAAGCGGTAAATATATATTGTTGTGTCGTAGCGGTAACCGATCAAAGCTTGCGGCTGCTAACCTAACGCAACTAGGGTATCAAACAGTATATAACTTAGAGGGTGGTTTGGCATTGAGCCTCTAA
- the pgi gene encoding glucose-6-phosphate isomerase, with the protein MSNRTQLASWQALEQSAAKMKQTHLKTLFAQDGTRFSKFSTQIPGILFDYSKQLIDNDVFANLVSLAKECDIASWRDKMFSGEKINITEERSVLHTALRNRAHTPLIVDGENVTQAVDNELAKIKVFVEKVRSGQWLGYTGKAVKDVVSIGVGGSNLGPQMATEALKALADNTLNVHYVSNADGVQIASVLKNIDPETTLFVISSKTFTTSETMTNAKTAVDWFLETTKDESTIAKHFVAVSTNLEKTAAFGIADENVFTMWDWVGGRFSLWSAIGLPIALYLGYDAFEEILTGAFEVDEHFKNAPLEQNIPLIMALLSVWNTSFLGYTSQAILPYDQSLHMLPAYLQQGEMESNGKHVNFAGKVVPYTTVPIIWGMTGINGQHAFYQCLHQGNVIVPADFIASVKPQINVDKHHDILLSNFFAQTEAMMSGVDAEQVTADLTAKGKSQAQIDELLNHKIHQGNRPTTSMLLDTVDAKTVGRLIALYEHKIFCQGIILDICSFDQWGVELGKGLASKIESELTDDSVNHDHDSSTSGLMAYYKQHRTQ; encoded by the coding sequence ATGTCGAACCGAACGCAATTAGCAAGTTGGCAAGCCCTTGAACAAAGTGCTGCTAAGATGAAACAAACACATCTTAAAACGTTATTTGCACAAGACGGTACCCGCTTTTCTAAGTTTTCAACTCAGATCCCAGGTATATTATTCGACTACTCTAAACAATTAATTGATAACGATGTTTTTGCTAATTTAGTGTCGCTTGCTAAAGAGTGCGATATTGCCTCTTGGCGAGACAAAATGTTTAGCGGTGAGAAAATCAACATCACCGAAGAACGCTCTGTACTGCATACTGCATTACGTAATCGTGCACATACTCCATTAATTGTTGATGGAGAAAACGTAACGCAAGCGGTTGATAATGAGCTTGCCAAAATTAAAGTATTTGTTGAAAAAGTGCGAAGCGGCCAATGGCTTGGTTATACGGGCAAAGCGGTGAAAGACGTTGTTAGCATTGGGGTAGGCGGGTCGAACCTAGGTCCTCAAATGGCAACTGAGGCGTTAAAAGCACTCGCAGATAACACGTTAAATGTGCACTACGTGTCAAATGCTGATGGTGTACAAATTGCTTCTGTACTTAAAAATATTGATCCTGAAACAACACTATTTGTTATCTCGTCAAAAACATTTACCACATCAGAAACCATGACGAACGCTAAAACAGCGGTAGATTGGTTTTTAGAAACAACAAAAGATGAAAGCACAATTGCTAAACATTTTGTTGCAGTAAGTACAAATTTAGAAAAAACAGCTGCCTTTGGTATTGCTGATGAAAACGTATTCACTATGTGGGATTGGGTAGGTGGTCGCTTTTCATTATGGAGTGCGATAGGCTTACCAATTGCGCTGTATTTAGGTTATGACGCATTTGAAGAAATACTAACAGGTGCTTTTGAAGTTGATGAACACTTTAAAAATGCGCCGCTTGAGCAGAATATTCCTTTAATAATGGCTTTGTTAAGTGTTTGGAATACCAGCTTTTTAGGGTATACGTCGCAAGCAATTTTACCTTACGACCAATCTCTTCACATGTTACCTGCGTATTTACAACAAGGTGAAATGGAAAGTAACGGCAAGCATGTTAACTTTGCAGGCAAAGTAGTACCGTACACCACGGTACCAATCATTTGGGGTATGACTGGTATTAACGGTCAGCACGCGTTTTATCAATGCCTGCACCAAGGCAACGTGATTGTGCCAGCAGATTTTATTGCCTCTGTTAAACCACAAATTAATGTTGATAAGCATCATGACATTTTATTATCAAACTTTTTTGCTCAAACAGAAGCAATGATGAGTGGCGTTGATGCAGAACAAGTTACAGCCGACTTAACAGCTAAAGGTAAATCGCAGGCGCAGATTGATGAACTACTAAATCACAAAATTCATCAAGGAAACCGTCCAACAACATCAATGTTGCTAGACACTGTTGATGCTAAAACGGTAGGGCGTTTAATTGCGTTATACGAACACAAAATCTTTTGCCAAGGCATAATTTTAGACATTTGTTCATTTGATCAATGGGGTGTTGAGCTGGGTAAAGGCTTGGCATCTAAAATTGAAAGTGAGCTGACAGATGATAGTGTAAATCACGATCACGATAGCTCTACAAGTGGACTGATGGCGTACTATAAGCAACACCGTACGCAGTAA
- the zwf gene encoding glucose-6-phosphate dehydrogenase gives MLNPFDIIIFGGGGDLALRKLLPAMYRAYQEGNLPEGSRILPTVREESKRAEYIETAHKALQEFLSKGEFNAKDWKAFSTYLVPVVSNVTEADDNWDVLKEILDEHDSTKSRVFYLSLPPAVYGKCCEILSTKDLITPTSRVVVEKPIGYCGESAEAINAKIAEFFEEDQIFRIDHYLGKETVQNLMALRFSNSLFENMWDAKSIDNIQISLSETVGLESRAGFYDKAGALRDMVQNHLLQLLCLVAMEAPNKLNANSIRNEKLKVLEALRPLFDSDVDSNIVRGQYVPGDLNGKIVPGYLEELNEGASKTETFVAIRAHIDNWRWAGVPFYLRTGKRMAKRCAEIVVEYKKVSHNIYEENVGNIEPNRLVIRLQPEETIQLTLMSKRLDNLEMQLEPVTMNIELSQAYSNGFHSDAYKRLMLDAAANNPSLFIHRDEVRQAWKWIDPIVERWQDKGKPALYRAGTWGPDDADELLAENNHLWFNTGDKA, from the coding sequence ATGCTTAATCCTTTTGATATCATAATTTTTGGGGGCGGTGGTGATCTTGCGTTACGCAAATTACTACCTGCAATGTACAGAGCATATCAAGAAGGGAACTTACCTGAAGGCTCACGCATCCTGCCAACAGTTCGTGAAGAAAGCAAACGTGCCGAATACATTGAAACAGCGCACAAAGCACTGCAAGAGTTTTTAAGTAAAGGTGAATTTAACGCCAAAGATTGGAAAGCATTTTCTACTTACTTAGTGCCAGTGGTGAGTAATGTTACTGAAGCTGACGATAACTGGGATGTGCTTAAAGAGATCTTAGATGAGCACGATAGCACTAAATCTCGCGTGTTTTACTTATCTTTACCACCAGCCGTTTATGGCAAGTGTTGTGAAATTCTTTCTACAAAAGATTTGATTACGCCAACATCGCGTGTAGTAGTAGAAAAACCAATCGGTTACTGTGGTGAATCTGCAGAAGCAATAAACGCTAAAATTGCTGAATTTTTTGAAGAAGACCAAATTTTCCGTATAGACCATTACTTAGGTAAAGAAACAGTACAAAACCTAATGGCACTGCGTTTTTCAAATTCATTATTTGAAAACATGTGGGATGCTAAATCGATTGATAATATTCAGATTAGTCTTTCTGAAACCGTAGGACTTGAGAGCAGAGCAGGGTTTTACGACAAAGCCGGTGCACTTCGTGATATGGTTCAAAATCACCTATTACAGCTTTTGTGCCTTGTTGCAATGGAAGCACCTAATAAGCTTAATGCTAATAGTATTCGTAACGAAAAACTAAAAGTACTCGAAGCGCTTCGTCCACTTTTTGATTCAGATGTTGATAGCAACATTGTACGCGGTCAATATGTACCGGGCGATTTAAACGGAAAAATAGTTCCTGGCTACCTAGAAGAGCTAAACGAAGGCGCTAGTAAAACAGAAACCTTTGTGGCTATTCGTGCACACATTGATAATTGGCGTTGGGCTGGCGTACCATTTTACCTTCGTACAGGTAAACGCATGGCAAAACGTTGTGCTGAAATAGTGGTTGAGTACAAAAAAGTATCGCACAATATTTATGAAGAAAATGTTGGCAACATTGAACCAAACCGCTTAGTTATTCGCCTTCAGCCTGAAGAAACGATTCAGCTAACGCTTATGTCAAAGCGTTTGGATAACCTTGAAATGCAATTAGAGCCGGTAACGATGAACATTGAGTTATCACAAGCTTACAGCAATGGTTTCCATTCTGATGCATACAAACGTTTAATGCTTGATGCGGCTGCAAATAACCCATCGTTGTTTATTCACCGTGATGAGGTTCGTCAAGCATGGAAATGGATTGACCCGATTGTTGAGCGTTGGCAAGATAAAGGTAAGCCTGCACTTTACCGCGCCGGAACGTGGGGGCCTGATGATGCCGATGAGTTATTAGCAGAAAACAACCACTTGTGGTTTAACACAGGTGATAAGGCATAA
- the pgl gene encoding 6-phosphogluconolactonase has protein sequence MATLVEKFFDDKDALTKELSATLEQSLIDGIKDDGRAVLMVSGGSSPAAAYKHLSTLDLDWQNVDVAMVDERWVEPNHEKSNEAFIKSTLLQNFGNAANFITMKNDASTAQQGAEKCEAAYSALKAPYDVTILGMGPDGHTASLFPHADGLEHGLTTTQTVCAINAIQSDVTGSITERMTLTLHAIANSKVVKLLISGDEKLAVYKQAKAGGDVNDMPLRAVLNHPDINIEVYWAP, from the coding sequence ATGGCGACTTTAGTTGAAAAATTTTTTGATGATAAAGATGCTCTCACAAAAGAGTTATCGGCAACCTTAGAACAATCATTAATAGATGGTATTAAAGATGATGGCCGCGCGGTACTAATGGTATCAGGCGGGTCATCACCCGCTGCAGCATATAAGCATTTATCAACTCTTGATTTAGATTGGCAGAACGTTGATGTAGCCATGGTTGATGAGCGCTGGGTTGAGCCAAATCACGAGAAAAGTAATGAAGCTTTCATTAAAAGTACGTTGTTGCAAAATTTTGGCAATGCAGCCAACTTTATAACAATGAAAAACGATGCTTCTACTGCACAACAAGGTGCTGAAAAATGTGAAGCCGCGTATAGTGCACTCAAAGCGCCTTATGATGTAACTATTTTAGGTATGGGGCCTGATGGGCACACTGCGTCTTTGTTTCCACACGCAGATGGGTTAGAGCATGGTTTAACCACCACTCAAACGGTTTGTGCGATTAACGCAATACAAAGCGACGTGACGGGGAGTATTACCGAGCGTATGACGCTTACCTTGCATGCAATAGCAAATTCTAAAGTGGTAAAACTACTTATTAGCGGCGATGAAAAACTTGCTGTGTACAAGCAGGCTAAAGCCGGTGGTGATGTTAACGATATGCCTCTGCGTGCTGTGCTAAACCATCCTGATATAAATATTGAAGTTTATTGGGCTCCATAA
- a CDS encoding SapC family protein, translating into MAEQQVQPLHNEKHANIKIQNGINVEFMKTQHLVPVVAHEFARVANEFPMSFVKNNEAGTFQAVAMFGLEPGENLFVEGDKWTASFAPMASTRYPLGLVKHPEQDQFGIVIDEASPLVSETDGNALFENGEETDYLKRRKESLVSFIEFSQVTDAFTKFLADKELLIAQTLTVDIKGEKKDINGIYLIDEKKLNELSDADFLELRKRGYLAPIYSFLTSTHQVARLARLKAKQA; encoded by the coding sequence ATGGCGGAGCAACAAGTACAGCCTTTACACAATGAAAAACATGCCAACATTAAAATTCAAAACGGCATCAATGTAGAATTTATGAAAACTCAACATTTAGTGCCTGTAGTAGCACATGAGTTTGCGCGTGTAGCAAATGAGTTTCCTATGTCGTTTGTTAAAAATAACGAAGCAGGTACTTTCCAAGCAGTTGCAATGTTTGGCTTAGAGCCAGGCGAAAACTTATTTGTTGAAGGCGACAAATGGACAGCTTCTTTTGCACCAATGGCGTCTACACGTTACCCACTAGGTTTAGTTAAACACCCAGAGCAAGACCAATTTGGTATTGTTATTGATGAAGCAAGCCCACTTGTAAGCGAAACAGACGGTAATGCGTTATTTGAAAACGGTGAAGAAACAGATTACCTTAAACGTCGCAAAGAGTCGCTAGTGTCTTTCATTGAATTTTCTCAAGTAACAGATGCGTTCACTAAATTCCTTGCTGACAAAGAGCTACTGATAGCACAAACGTTAACAGTAGACATCAAGGGCGAGAAAAAAGACATCAACGGTATTTACCTTATCGACGAGAAAAAACTAAATGAGCTAAGCGATGCAGACTTCTTAGAGCTTCGTAAGCGCGGCTATTTAGCACCAATTTACTCTTTCTTAACGTCTACTCACCAAGTAGCACGTTTAGCGCGTTTAAAAGCTAAACAAGCTTAA
- a CDS encoding isoaspartyl peptidase/L-asparaginase family protein, producing MKKIILLSILASACIGFSHSALSEESPLAIAIHGGAGTIDKAKFSPEQEKAYRAKLSEAVEAGYSVLEKGGESLDAVTAAITVLEQSEFFNAGRGAVYTYDGGHELDASIMDGRNRQAGAVAGVKHVESPIKLARLVMDNSVHVMLSGQGAEEFAKEQGIELIENNIFDTKHRYDALLKAKDKLDKAKATTKSYQAAHNALPDNFKMGTVGAVALDKNGNLAAGTSTGGMTAKRYGRVGDAPVIGAGTFAENESCAVSATGHGEYFIRYNVASDICARVKYQGSTISQAGDEVINKVLKPIGGTGGVIILDTQGNISLPFNTSGMYRASKSNTQATYVGIFKGE from the coding sequence ATGAAAAAAATAATCTTATTATCTATTTTAGCCAGTGCGTGCATAGGGTTTAGTCACAGTGCACTAAGTGAAGAATCTCCGCTTGCCATTGCCATTCATGGTGGCGCAGGAACAATAGATAAAGCAAAATTTTCCCCTGAGCAAGAAAAAGCCTACCGTGCTAAATTATCCGAAGCTGTTGAAGCAGGTTACAGCGTACTTGAAAAAGGCGGGGAAAGCTTAGATGCGGTGACTGCTGCAATTACAGTATTAGAACAGTCTGAGTTTTTTAATGCAGGGCGCGGTGCAGTATACACATACGACGGTGGGCATGAACTCGACGCATCAATTATGGACGGGCGTAACCGCCAAGCTGGGGCTGTTGCAGGTGTAAAACATGTAGAGAGCCCAATTAAACTTGCTCGTTTAGTTATGGATAACTCAGTGCACGTTATGCTCAGTGGGCAAGGTGCTGAGGAATTTGCAAAAGAGCAAGGTATTGAACTTATCGAAAATAACATATTTGATACTAAACATCGTTACGATGCTCTGCTTAAAGCAAAAGATAAGCTAGATAAAGCCAAAGCAACAACTAAGTCATATCAGGCTGCACACAATGCGCTACCAGATAACTTTAAAATGGGTACTGTTGGCGCTGTTGCCCTTGATAAAAATGGTAATTTAGCTGCAGGCACATCAACTGGTGGAATGACGGCAAAACGCTACGGCCGTGTTGGAGATGCTCCTGTTATAGGTGCTGGTACGTTTGCTGAGAATGAGTCATGTGCGGTATCAGCAACCGGCCATGGTGAATATTTTATTCGCTACAACGTGGCAAGTGATATTTGCGCTCGTGTTAAATACCAAGGCAGTACAATCTCCCAAGCCGGTGATGAAGTAATAAACAAGGTATTAAAGCCAATAGGTGGTACAGGCGGTGTTATTATTCTCGACACACAAGGCAATATTAGCTTACCGTTTAACACGTCGGGAATGTATCGCGCGAGTAAATCGAATACGCAAGCAACTTATGTAGGCATTTTTAAAGGCGAATAG